A genome region from Triticum aestivum cultivar Chinese Spring chromosome 2B, IWGSC CS RefSeq v2.1, whole genome shotgun sequence includes the following:
- the LOC606359 gene encoding mannose/glucose-specific lectin gives MANFQITPRAAFVESNELNFRSLYLFHTPLGSNQNQSGIIDSNVTTGLGATVVNNWPICDGPSPGATVIARAQGLHIYAGNWQNTFSITFEVERFKGSTLQVMGISVEEGEWAIVGGTGQFAMAIGVIYKKFHEQRSDGNIIELTVHGFCPMLKGSQSLRTKVGPWGGNGGSDKDIVEAPRRLESITVSSGTIIDSIKFSYVDQAGQKRTVGPWGGSGGKQNTFVLGTSEFVKEVSGTFGLYGRDNHNIITSLKFVTNVKTYGPFGQAKGTTFTIPVQKNSSIVGFFGRSGIYLDALGVYVHPL, from the exons ATGGCCAATTTCCAGATAACTCCCCGCGCAGCGTTCGTGGAGAGCAATGAGCTCAACTTCCGCAGCCTGTACCTTTTCCACACTCCCCTTGGTTCAAACCAGAATCAGTCAGGCATAATAGACTCGAATGTTACTACCGGTTTGGGTGCGACAGTCGTTAACAACTGGCCGATATGTGATGGCCCTAGCCCCGGCGCCACCGTTATTGCGCGTGCACAAGGCCTGCATATCTATGCCGGTAACTGGCAGAATACTTTCAGCATAACATTCGAGGTTGAAAG GTTTAAGGGATCAACGCTTCAAGTGATGGGGATATCCGTCGAAGAAGGTGAGTGGGCTATTGTTGGTGGGACAGGACAGTTCGCTATGGCGATCGGTGTCATCTACAAAAAGTTCCATGAACAAAGGAGCGATGGTAACATCATAGAACTCACTGTCCATGGATTTTGTCCCATGCTGAAAGGTTCACAG AGCCTTCGCACAAAGGTTGGACCATGGGGTGGAAATGGAGGCTCAGATAAAGACATCGTCGAGGCACCAAGACGTCTAGAGAGCATCACAGTTAGCAGCGGCACTATCATTGATTCAATCAAATTTTCTTATGTCGACCAAGCTGGTCAGAAGCGCACTGTTGGACCCTGGGGAGGTTCTGGAGGAAAacaaaatacg TTCGTACTCGGCACTTCTGAGTTTGTGAAGGAAGTTTCTGGAACATTCGGCCTTTATGGCAGAGACAACCACAACATAATAACATCACTGAAATTTGTCACCAACGTGAAGACATACGGGCCTTTCGGACAAGCGAAGGGAACCACTTTCACCATACCAGTGCAAAAGAATAGCAGCATCGTGGGCTTCTTCGGACGCAGTGGGATATATCTCGATGCACTTGGTGTCTACGTGCACCCTCTCTAA